A region of Paenibacillus sp. JNUCC-31 DNA encodes the following proteins:
- a CDS encoding RsfA family transcriptional regulator encodes MTAVRQDAWSTEDDLILAEVTLRHIREGSTQLAAFEEVGEKIGRTSAACGFRWNSCVRKKYESAISNAKAQRQKRSYLRKQPALLGPQVAALSTLDTEDNLYKTDGISEDSLSIDAVIRFLRQWKGTAQENSRQLKMLEKELREKEDELHELRCENDRLSKEVNEVQTDYRVVNDDYKALIQIMDRARRLAFLTEEEEELKTRFKMDANGNLERIE; translated from the coding sequence ATGACTGCAGTGAGACAGGATGCTTGGAGTACAGAGGACGATTTGATTTTGGCAGAGGTTACTTTGCGTCATATTCGGGAAGGGAGCACACAACTGGCTGCTTTTGAAGAGGTAGGCGAAAAAATAGGCAGAACTTCAGCCGCTTGCGGTTTTCGCTGGAACAGTTGTGTTCGTAAGAAGTATGAGTCTGCTATTAGCAATGCCAAGGCTCAACGTCAAAAACGGAGCTATCTTCGCAAGCAGCCAGCTTTGCTTGGACCACAGGTGGCAGCATTGTCCACACTGGATACAGAGGATAATCTGTACAAGACAGATGGAATCTCGGAAGACTCTCTTTCCATTGATGCCGTAATTCGTTTCTTGCGTCAATGGAAGGGGACAGCCCAGGAGAATAGTCGCCAGCTTAAGATGCTTGAGAAGGAGCTGCGGGAAAAAGAGGATGAACTTCATGAACTCCGCTGCGAAAATGATCGGCTGTCCAAGGAAGTAAATGAAGTGCAGACAGACTATCGTGTGGTGAACGACGATTATAAAGCGCTGATTCAGATTATGGATCGCGCTCGCAGACTTGCATTTTTGACGGAAGAGGAAGAAGAACTCAAAACAAGATTCAAAATGGATGCCAACGGAAACCTGGAACGAATTGAATAA
- a CDS encoding DUF2626 domain-containing protein has protein sequence MARMFRVLGFFTLAIGLMAFAGDLVEMALLFFLQTAFFVILGYLKFTERTYILLFWGYMIVTFTGFSYWTVFQMDLPL, from the coding sequence GTGGCGCGCATGTTTCGGGTACTCGGGTTCTTCACGCTTGCGATTGGCCTGATGGCTTTTGCGGGAGACCTAGTCGAAATGGCTTTGCTTTTTTTCCTGCAGACTGCGTTTTTTGTCATTTTGGGATATTTGAAATTTACCGAACGAACGTACATATTGCTCTTCTGGGGTTATATGATCGTGACATTCACAGGGTTCAGCTACTGGACCGTATTCCAAATGGATTTGCCGCTCTAA